The Methanomicrobiales archaeon HGW-Methanomicrobiales-1 genome includes a region encoding these proteins:
- a CDS encoding DUF2892 domain-containing protein: MGEKNVGMIDRVVRIILGIVLIGVFALNMVASPWSYLVALIGLIALITGVVGTCALYSLIGMNTLGK; this comes from the coding sequence ATCGGAGAAAAGAATGTCGGTATGATCGACCGTGTGGTCAGGATCATTCTTGGAATCGTACTTATTGGTGTTTTCGCCCTTAACATGGTCGCTTCACCATGGTCATATCTCGTTGCACTCATCGGGCTGATTGCGCTTATCACCGGAGTTGTCGGGACCTGCGCCTTGTATTCCCTCATCGGCATGAATACATTAGGAAAGTAG
- a CDS encoding zinc ABC transporter substrate-binding protein, producing the protein MILCAVAGAMILLMAAGCIQQQETVVSANDGTTPLTVAVTILPQKQFVESIAGEHARVIVLVPPGADPHTHEPTPKQLEDIGQASVYFKVGSGIEFERAWMDKLSGVNRRMTVVDSSTGIHLISGYQDPDEEGAAPGTQDKPGVQNSADPHIWLSPKNAKIMVENTYQGLARADPVHKAEYRANTDAYLKKLDELDADISLEIARNQVHTIMVYHPAWSYFARDYGLLQIPIEADGKDPTPTGIENLIQQAKADNITVIFASPQYSTKSASVIAKEIGGSVALVDPLEEDYLGNIRNVSSAFTRGVSST; encoded by the coding sequence ATGATACTGTGTGCAGTAGCTGGAGCGATGATCCTGCTAATGGCGGCCGGGTGTATTCAGCAGCAGGAGACAGTGGTTTCTGCAAATGACGGGACAACTCCCCTCACCGTTGCCGTTACGATCCTGCCGCAGAAACAGTTCGTGGAAAGTATTGCCGGGGAACATGCCCGTGTCATCGTCCTCGTTCCCCCCGGGGCAGATCCCCATACCCATGAACCCACCCCAAAACAACTGGAGGATATCGGTCAGGCTTCCGTGTATTTCAAGGTGGGATCGGGTATCGAGTTTGAACGGGCATGGATGGACAAACTCAGCGGGGTCAATCGCCGGATGACGGTTGTTGACAGTTCAACGGGAATACACCTGATCTCCGGTTACCAGGACCCGGATGAAGAGGGTGCAGCACCGGGTACTCAGGATAAACCGGGAGTGCAAAACAGTGCAGATCCCCATATCTGGCTCTCGCCGAAAAATGCAAAGATCATGGTAGAGAACACGTACCAGGGACTTGCCCGGGCAGATCCCGTCCACAAAGCAGAGTACCGGGCCAATACGGACGCATACCTCAAAAAGCTTGACGAGCTGGATGCAGATATCAGCCTCGAGATCGCCCGTAATCAGGTCCACACGATAATGGTCTATCACCCGGCATGGTCCTATTTTGCCCGCGATTATGGCCTTCTCCAGATCCCCATTGAAGCAGACGGCAAGGACCCCACACCCACGGGAATAGAAAACCTCATACAACAGGCAAAGGCAGACAATATTACCGTAATCTTCGCATCACCGCAATACAGTACAAAAAGTGCGAGTGTGATCGCTAAAGAGATCGGCGGCAGTGTGGCACTTGTCGACCCGCTCGAAGAAGATTATCTGGGAAATATCAGGAATGTCTCATCCGCATTTACCAGGGGGGTCAGCAGCACATGA
- a CDS encoding ABC transporter — translation MTEEPVIEVKDLWLSRKGEVILEDINLRVLHKDFFAIIGPNGSGKTTLLKVILGLIPPDRGTIRILGGSPQEKRHLIGYVPQLRTFDFDYPISVRGMVLSGLLGRKTGIFKTFSDGDKALADKALSTMGIAHLADRTIRNLSGGEQQRVVIARALVGSPQVLFLDEPTVFVDTPTETQFYDILGNLARTMTIVLVTHDIGVIISHVTKVACLNRRLYTHDSRELTEDMIQGAYQCPVDIIAHGHPHRVFSPHTPED, via the coding sequence ATGACGGAAGAACCGGTAATTGAGGTCAAAGACCTCTGGCTCAGCAGGAAAGGTGAGGTGATCCTTGAAGATATCAACCTCCGCGTCTTACACAAGGACTTTTTTGCAATCATCGGGCCAAACGGAAGTGGAAAGACCACGCTTCTTAAGGTTATCCTCGGCCTCATCCCTCCCGATCGCGGGACTATACGCATCCTTGGCGGGTCACCGCAGGAGAAACGGCACCTCATTGGCTATGTTCCCCAGTTGCGGACATTCGATTTTGATTATCCCATCAGCGTCCGGGGGATGGTCCTCTCAGGCCTGCTTGGCCGGAAAACAGGCATCTTCAAGACATTCAGTGATGGGGATAAAGCACTTGCAGACAAGGCGCTCTCGACCATGGGGATCGCACATCTCGCCGACCGCACCATCCGTAACCTCTCGGGAGGTGAACAGCAGCGGGTGGTGATTGCCCGGGCACTGGTGGGCAGCCCGCAGGTGCTCTTCCTCGATGAGCCAACCGTGTTTGTTGATACACCGACCGAGACGCAGTTTTATGATATTCTCGGGAATCTGGCACGTACAATGACGATTGTGTTAGTCACCCACGATATCGGGGTGATCATTTCCCACGTCACCAAGGTAGCCTGCCTCAATCGCCGTCTCTACACCCATGACTCACGGGAACTGACCGAAGATATGATCCAGGGGGCCTACCAATGTCCGGTTGATATCATCGCCCATGGACACCCTCACCGGGTGTTCAGTCCGCATACACCGGAGGACTAG
- the mcrA gene encoding coenzyme-B sulfoethylthiotransferase subunit alpha, translating to MAKAKIERTQKLFLKAMKEKFAEDPQATSTVFARAGLEQSPRKMEFMKAGKKAEMDRGISMYDPKRCHCGGIPLGQRQLMTYEVSGTNVFVEGDDLHFVNNAAMQQMWDDIRRTIIVGLDLAHNTLQKRLGKEVTPETINEYLHVLNHAMPGAAVVQEHMVETHPSLVDDCYVKIFTGDDEMADDIEPQFLLNLDKLFPAKSAAALKAAVGKSMFQAVHIPTTVSRTCDGGTTSRWSAMQIGMSFIGAYKMCAGEAAVADLAFAAKHAGVIQMADILPARRARGPNEPGGIKFGHFADMIQADRKYPNDPVKATLEVVGAGAMLFDQIWLGSYMSGGVGFTQYATAAYTDNILDDYCYYGLDYIKSKHGGLGKAKKSQDVINDIATEVTLYGMEQYEQYPTTLEDHFGGSQRASVLAAASGISCSLATANSNAGLNGWYMSMLAHKEGWSRLGFFGYDLQDQCGSTNSMSIRPDEGCIGELRGPNYPNYAMNVGHQGEYAAIAAAAHYGRQDAWTLSPLIKICFADPSLKFDFSEPRREFAKGAIREFMPAGERSLIIPAR from the coding sequence ATGGCAAAAGCAAAAATTGAGAGAACGCAGAAGCTCTTCTTAAAGGCAATGAAGGAGAAGTTTGCAGAAGACCCCCAGGCAACCTCAACCGTGTTTGCCCGTGCAGGTCTTGAGCAGTCCCCGCGTAAGATGGAGTTCATGAAGGCCGGTAAGAAGGCCGAGATGGACCGCGGTATCTCCATGTACGACCCGAAGCGCTGCCACTGTGGTGGTATCCCGCTCGGTCAGCGCCAGCTGATGACCTACGAAGTCAGCGGCACCAACGTCTTTGTAGAAGGCGACGACCTTCACTTTGTCAACAACGCAGCAATGCAGCAGATGTGGGACGACATCCGCAGGACCATCATCGTTGGCCTCGACCTCGCCCACAACACGCTCCAGAAGCGTCTCGGCAAGGAAGTCACCCCTGAGACCATCAACGAGTACCTCCACGTGCTGAACCACGCCATGCCCGGCGCAGCAGTCGTTCAGGAACACATGGTCGAGACCCACCCGTCACTTGTCGACGACTGCTACGTGAAGATCTTCACTGGCGACGACGAGATGGCAGATGACATCGAGCCCCAGTTCCTCTTAAACCTCGACAAGCTCTTCCCGGCAAAGAGTGCAGCAGCACTCAAGGCAGCCGTTGGAAAGTCAATGTTCCAGGCAGTGCACATCCCCACAACCGTAAGCAGGACCTGCGATGGTGGAACCACCTCCCGCTGGTCTGCAATGCAGATCGGTATGTCCTTTATCGGCGCATACAAGATGTGCGCCGGTGAGGCAGCAGTCGCCGACCTCGCCTTCGCCGCAAAACACGCCGGTGTTATCCAGATGGCAGATATCCTGCCCGCCCGCCGTGCACGTGGCCCGAACGAGCCAGGTGGCATCAAGTTCGGACACTTCGCAGACATGATCCAGGCGGACCGCAAGTACCCCAACGACCCCGTCAAGGCAACCCTTGAAGTCGTCGGTGCAGGTGCAATGCTCTTCGACCAGATCTGGCTCGGATCCTACATGAGCGGTGGTGTCGGTTTCACCCAGTATGCAACCGCTGCATACACCGACAACATCCTCGATGACTACTGCTACTATGGTCTTGACTACATCAAGTCCAAGCACGGTGGTCTCGGCAAGGCAAAGAAGTCCCAGGACGTTATCAACGACATCGCAACCGAAGTTACCCTCTACGGTATGGAACAGTACGAACAGTACCCCACCACCCTCGAGGACCACTTCGGCGGATCCCAGCGTGCATCCGTACTTGCAGCAGCATCAGGTATCTCCTGTTCACTGGCAACGGCAAACTCCAACGCCGGTCTGAACGGATGGTACATGTCCATGCTCGCTCACAAGGAAGGATGGTCACGTCTCGGCTTCTTCGGCTACGACCTTCAGGACCAGTGCGGTTCAACCAACTCAATGTCGATCAGACCCGACGAAGGCTGTATCGGCGAGCTCCGTGGACCAAACTACCCCAACTACGCAATGAACGTCGGACACCAGGGAGAATATGCAGCAATTGCAGCTGCCGCCCACTATGGACGCCAGGATGCCTGGACCCTGTCCCCGTTGATCAAGATCTGTTTCGCAGACCCGTCGCTGAAGTTCGATTTCTCCGAACCACGCCGCGAGTTCGCAAAGGGTGCAATCCGCGAGTTCATGCCCGCGGGCGAGCGCTCACTGATCATCCCAGCAAGGTAG
- the atwA gene encoding methyl coenzyme M reductase system, component A2, which translates to MSKPFISVNDLCMDFDNTRVLNKVSFEIPEGEIIGVIGRSGAGKSVLMHLLRGVEQPPTKGSIVYHMAACERCTFMDVQSRAGKKCPECGGELVAADVDLWGKKTDGMKSRVMNRTAIMFQRTFALYGDDRVIENVLHALDDIRYPQEHAVNRAADLIDQVRLSHRMLHIARDLSGGEKQRVVLARQLAKNPSMLFADEPTGTLDPGTARLVHAMLIEAAKKNTMGMVVTSHFSQVIEEMANRAILLVDGEIASIGSPKTVIRAFAKDYHEIEESTPVELGGKILSARNVTKRYISVDRGVIKAVNLVTFDVAKKEIFGIIGKSGAGKTTLSGIISGIIEPTSGEMNILIGDDWVDMTKPGIDQRGRAKEYIGLLHQEYDLFPHRTVLDNLTDSIGLDFPKELAIRKAVVTLRMAGFTEVKAREILNRFPGELSDGERHRVALAQVLIREPRLVILDEPTGTMDPITKQDVKHSILNARDEMDETFIVVSHDMDFVRDVCDRVALMRGGKIIDIGPTAAILAQVTEEEKRD; encoded by the coding sequence ATGTCAAAACCATTCATCAGCGTAAACGACCTCTGCATGGATTTCGATAATACGAGAGTCCTGAACAAGGTCTCGTTCGAGATACCGGAAGGAGAGATTATAGGCGTCATCGGCAGGAGCGGAGCGGGAAAGAGCGTGCTTATGCACCTGCTCCGTGGTGTTGAGCAGCCGCCGACCAAAGGCTCCATTGTCTACCATATGGCGGCCTGTGAACGCTGCACATTCATGGATGTGCAGAGCCGGGCCGGTAAAAAATGCCCCGAGTGCGGCGGGGAACTCGTGGCTGCCGATGTTGATCTCTGGGGCAAGAAAACGGATGGGATGAAGTCCCGGGTCATGAACCGGACCGCGATCATGTTCCAGCGGACATTCGCACTTTATGGAGATGACCGGGTGATCGAGAACGTGCTCCACGCACTCGATGACATCCGCTACCCGCAGGAACATGCGGTCAACCGGGCCGCAGATCTCATCGACCAGGTACGGCTCTCGCACCGGATGCTTCACATTGCCCGCGACCTGTCCGGCGGCGAGAAGCAGCGGGTAGTGCTGGCCCGGCAACTGGCCAAGAACCCGTCGATGCTCTTTGCAGACGAGCCTACAGGAACACTCGATCCCGGGACCGCCCGGCTGGTCCATGCGATGCTCATCGAGGCGGCAAAGAAGAATACGATGGGCATGGTTGTTACCTCGCACTTCTCGCAGGTAATCGAGGAGATGGCAAACCGTGCAATACTGCTGGTGGATGGCGAGATCGCGTCCATCGGTTCACCGAAAACGGTGATCCGTGCGTTTGCCAAAGATTATCATGAGATCGAGGAGTCGACCCCGGTAGAACTGGGAGGGAAGATCCTCTCGGCACGGAATGTGACCAAACGGTACATCTCAGTCGATCGTGGCGTGATAAAAGCGGTAAACTTGGTCACTTTCGATGTCGCAAAGAAAGAGATCTTCGGTATCATCGGGAAAAGCGGGGCGGGCAAGACCACCCTCTCCGGGATCATCTCCGGGATCATCGAACCAACAAGCGGCGAGATGAATATCCTGATCGGTGACGACTGGGTGGATATGACCAAACCCGGCATCGACCAGCGGGGCAGGGCAAAAGAGTACATCGGGCTGTTGCACCAGGAGTATGATCTCTTCCCCCACCGCACGGTGCTTGACAACCTCACCGACTCGATCGGACTGGATTTCCCCAAGGAGCTGGCAATCCGGAAAGCGGTAGTCACGCTCCGTATGGCCGGGTTCACTGAAGTGAAGGCCCGGGAGATCCTGAACCGGTTCCCGGGCGAACTCTCGGACGGGGAGCGGCACCGCGTCGCCCTGGCGCAGGTCCTTATCCGCGAGCCGCGTCTTGTGATTCTTGACGAGCCGACCGGGACCATGGACCCGATCACCAAGCAGGACGTGAAACACTCTATCTTAAACGCCCGCGACGAGATGGACGAGACTTTTATTGTTGTCTCGCACGATATGGACTTTGTCCGGGATGTCTGTGATCGTGTGGCCCTGATGCGGGGCGGGAAGATCATCGATATCGGCCCGACCGCTGCGATCCTCGCACAGGTGACCGAGGAAGAGAAGCGCGACTGA
- a CDS encoding metal-dependent transcriptional regulator: MEPERGLALSARKVDYLKFILKTGGTVRTNEIASAFSVDPSTITKTLAEIAAAGYITHTPYHGVSLTDFGKHHAEFLVKRHRILSLMLARNGLPPQEACHEAARFESHVSKKAIDRICHFMGHPRQGVCGEIMHDDGCLIENQKNRNPS; this comes from the coding sequence ATGGAGCCCGAGCGTGGTCTTGCCCTCTCCGCCCGTAAAGTGGACTACCTCAAATTTATATTAAAAACGGGGGGTACGGTCAGGACAAATGAGATCGCATCAGCGTTCAGCGTTGATCCTTCAACGATCACAAAAACCCTTGCGGAAATTGCCGCTGCAGGATATATCACGCATACCCCTTACCACGGCGTGTCCCTGACCGATTTCGGTAAGCATCATGCAGAATTTCTCGTGAAACGTCACCGCATTCTCAGTCTTATGCTGGCCAGGAACGGCCTCCCCCCGCAAGAAGCCTGTCATGAGGCGGCACGGTTTGAGAGCCACGTTTCCAAAAAGGCAATTGACAGGATTTGCCATTTTATGGGACACCCCCGGCAGGGGGTATGCGGGGAAATTATGCACGACGATGGCTGCCTTATCGAAAACCAGAAGAACAGGAACCCGTCCTGA
- a CDS encoding DUF2124 domain-containing protein: MATKEVFHGVPGILRPFKEFIEAKSLKKGDQIIYYSVPGTCTPFVELLAFALRSFELEQVFVPFVDESKAKKIDHVDHVGMQVHMAPVKFNPKVIVFMGGLSMPNVPVKAELVKAVIEKHPGTVVIGVCFMHMFEKAGWLGTVSFDCLIDANIDPVEVTK; encoded by the coding sequence ATGGCTACAAAGGAAGTCTTCCACGGTGTCCCGGGTATCCTGCGCCCGTTTAAGGAATTTATCGAGGCAAAGAGCCTGAAAAAAGGCGACCAAATCATCTACTACAGCGTCCCGGGTACCTGCACGCCGTTTGTCGAACTGCTCGCCTTTGCTCTTCGCTCGTTCGAACTCGAGCAGGTATTTGTCCCGTTTGTGGATGAGAGCAAGGCTAAGAAGATCGATCATGTCGATCATGTTGGCATGCAGGTACACATGGCACCCGTGAAGTTTAATCCAAAAGTTATTGTTTTTATGGGCGGGCTCTCGATGCCCAATGTACCGGTGAAGGCAGAACTGGTGAAAGCGGTTATAGAAAAGCATCCGGGTACAGTAGTGATTGGGGTGTGCTTCATGCATATGTTCGAGAAAGCCGGGTGGCTTGGTACGGTATCATTCGATTGCCTGATAGATGCGAACATTGATCCGGTCGAGGTTACGAAATAA
- a CDS encoding MBL fold metallo-hydrolase, translating into MIQLSLTVLVDNTTLTDHDFCGEAGLSFFIETAGKKILFDTGLSELFLTNSEKMGINLRDLDFLVLSHGHIDHTGGLAAFARHLAGATTEGVLPRVPNLIAHPRCFWPKEKDGRKNGSAVSEEEICRQFPANLSAKPVWITDDLVFLGEIPRRFAFEQADPDKRIIHHPDGTIEPDYLLDDTALAFRSEEGLVIITGCSHAGICNITEYAREVCGERRVADIIGGLHLLSPEPKRMSKSGKYLNRLHLNALHACHCTSLPSKLELAAYCPMKEVGVGMTISW; encoded by the coding sequence ATGATTCAGCTCTCCCTCACGGTCCTTGTCGATAACACCACCCTCACGGACCATGATTTTTGTGGCGAAGCCGGGCTCTCGTTTTTCATTGAAACTGCTGGAAAGAAGATCCTCTTTGATACCGGCTTATCAGAGCTGTTCCTTACGAATTCAGAGAAGATGGGAATCAACCTCCGGGATCTGGATTTCCTCGTCCTCTCACATGGACATATCGATCATACCGGAGGATTGGCCGCGTTTGCCCGGCACCTTGCCGGTGCAACAACGGAGGGGGTTTTGCCACGGGTGCCTAACCTCATTGCTCACCCCCGCTGTTTCTGGCCCAAGGAAAAAGATGGCAGGAAAAACGGATCGGCAGTGAGCGAGGAGGAGATCTGCCGGCAGTTCCCGGCCAACCTGTCCGCAAAACCGGTCTGGATTACGGATGACCTTGTCTTTCTGGGGGAGATCCCACGGAGATTTGCGTTCGAGCAGGCAGATCCTGACAAGCGGATCATTCATCATCCTGACGGAACCATTGAACCGGATTACCTGCTTGACGACACCGCGCTCGCGTTCCGCTCGGAAGAAGGACTCGTTATCATCACCGGATGTTCACATGCGGGAATCTGTAACATCACGGAATATGCAAGAGAGGTCTGCGGGGAACGGAGGGTTGCCGATATCATCGGCGGGCTTCATCTTCTTTCGCCGGAACCAAAACGGATGTCAAAGTCGGGAAAATACTTAAACCGCCTTCATCTCAATGCCCTGCATGCCTGCCACTGCACCTCACTTCCGTCAAAACTCGAGCTTGCAGCCTATTGTCCCATGAAGGAAGTGGGCGTGGGAATGACGATCTCTTGGTAG
- a CDS encoding ATP-binding protein, with translation MTQNTPAKDSNCDENCNENCSSCSSAQPPQPQKGLPPKSKIDVKHVILVLSGKGGVGKSTVSVNLASALSAHGRNVGLLDLDFHGPNIPKMLGIEGQKPAVLEKHIEPVHVTGTLSVMSMAFLLPDTSTPVVWRGPMKMAAIQQFLDEVNWGKLDYLVVDLPPGTGDEALSIAQLAPNVKGAVIVTTPQDVAVLDAVKSVKFIQKLEVPVIGIIENMSGMICPHCGDTIDLFGRGGGKKAAEDLGVPYLGAIPLDPAMVKAGDEGRPYVLRHADTPTWKAVDAVMEKLVKLVES, from the coding sequence ATGACACAAAACACACCCGCAAAAGATTCGAACTGCGATGAGAATTGTAATGAGAACTGTTCCAGCTGCTCATCAGCACAGCCGCCACAACCCCAGAAAGGGCTGCCGCCGAAATCAAAAATTGACGTGAAGCACGTCATCCTTGTGCTCAGCGGAAAAGGTGGCGTGGGCAAGTCCACAGTCTCGGTTAACCTTGCTTCCGCACTCTCTGCCCACGGGAGAAATGTAGGACTCCTGGATCTCGATTTTCATGGCCCCAATATCCCCAAGATGCTGGGTATAGAAGGCCAGAAACCGGCCGTTCTGGAAAAGCATATCGAGCCCGTACATGTCACCGGAACGCTTTCGGTTATGTCCATGGCATTCCTGCTGCCGGATACGAGTACCCCGGTGGTCTGGCGCGGGCCGATGAAAATGGCGGCGATCCAGCAGTTCCTTGACGAAGTGAACTGGGGAAAGCTTGACTACCTTGTCGTAGACCTGCCCCCGGGCACCGGAGATGAGGCGCTCTCGATCGCGCAACTGGCCCCAAACGTAAAAGGTGCGGTCATCGTGACGACCCCGCAGGATGTGGCGGTACTGGATGCCGTCAAATCGGTAAAATTCATCCAGAAACTGGAAGTACCGGTCATCGGCATCATCGAGAACATGAGCGGGATGATCTGCCCCCACTGCGGAGATACGATAGACCTGTTCGGCAGGGGTGGCGGAAAGAAAGCGGCAGAAGATCTGGGCGTCCCGTATCTCGGTGCAATTCCCCTTGACCCGGCAATGGTAAAAGCCGGGGATGAGGGACGCCCCTACGTTCTCCGCCATGCTGATACACCCACGTGGAAAGCCGTGGATGCCGTCATGGAAAAACTGGTAAAACTGGTTGAGTCCTGA
- a CDS encoding radical SAM protein, with the protein MTKKHIFGPVLSRRLGLSLGVDLIPFKICSYDCAYCECGTTTNKTLMRQDFFPAKDVIAELRDVLASRPHLDSITFAGSGEPTLSRSLGPVIAFVKREYPEYTVSVLTNGSLMTDSGVQEELISADLVIPTLTSVFQETFERIHHPHPSLRIDAIIGGIVQFRKRYSGALWLEVFVMPGLNTSTEELTGLKKAIERIHPDHVQLNTLDRPPAEGWVEAATDAELERVSAVLGRTGIEIVGRKLPVSHATKANIDAGDLVRATLCRRPSTVEDLVRTTGLSGGEVAKILGVLERAGTVTSQRGSRGVFYAVLPGKDDQ; encoded by the coding sequence ATGACTAAAAAGCACATTTTCGGTCCGGTCCTCTCCCGCAGGCTCGGGCTCTCGCTTGGCGTTGACCTGATCCCATTCAAGATCTGCTCCTATGACTGCGCCTATTGTGAATGCGGAACCACTACCAACAAGACCCTCATGCGGCAGGATTTTTTTCCTGCAAAAGATGTGATCGCTGAACTCCGCGACGTTCTTGCATCCCGTCCTCATCTCGATTCCATCACCTTTGCCGGTTCCGGTGAGCCAACACTCTCCCGCTCACTCGGGCCGGTGATCGCGTTTGTGAAACGCGAGTACCCGGAATATACCGTAAGTGTCCTCACCAACGGGAGTCTCATGACCGATTCCGGGGTGCAGGAGGAACTCATCTCCGCAGATCTGGTGATCCCGACCCTGACCTCGGTATTCCAGGAAACCTTTGAGCGTATCCATCACCCCCACCCATCGCTCCGGATAGATGCAATCATCGGGGGAATAGTGCAGTTCCGTAAGCGGTATTCCGGTGCCCTCTGGCTCGAAGTGTTCGTCATGCCCGGGCTCAATACCTCCACAGAGGAACTGACCGGCCTGAAAAAGGCGATCGAACGAATCCATCCGGATCATGTCCAGCTAAATACCCTTGACCGTCCTCCGGCGGAGGGGTGGGTTGAGGCTGCAACGGATGCCGAACTGGAACGAGTCAGTGCGGTGCTTGGACGGACAGGCATCGAAATCGTCGGCCGGAAACTTCCCGTTTCCCACGCAACGAAAGCGAATATTGATGCAGGCGATCTGGTCCGGGCAACGCTCTGCCGGAGACCATCAACGGTCGAAGACCTCGTACGAACCACCGGTCTGAGCGGCGGCGAGGTGGCAAAAATTCTTGGCGTGCTTGAACGGGCAGGTACGGTAACTTCGCAGCGGGGTTCTCGGGGTGTTTTTTATGCGGTCTTACCGGGAAAAGATGATCAATAA
- a CDS encoding dinitrogenase iron-molybdenum cofactor biosynthesis protein: MKVAIAKEGDMVSEHFGHCTEYAVFVIEESKITSQEVLESPGHEPGKLPPFLASKKVTHVLAGGMGPRAVDLFCENNIEVFLGVRGKIETVIKDFIAGKIGQGESSCTHGPDHECSGH; the protein is encoded by the coding sequence ATGAAAGTAGCAATCGCAAAAGAAGGAGATATGGTGTCCGAGCATTTCGGACACTGTACTGAATACGCAGTGTTCGTTATCGAAGAATCAAAGATTACCTCTCAGGAAGTTCTCGAGAGCCCCGGGCACGAGCCGGGAAAATTGCCGCCATTCCTTGCCTCAAAAAAGGTTACGCACGTCCTCGCAGGCGGCATGGGCCCACGGGCCGTGGACCTGTTCTGCGAAAACAATATCGAGGTTTTCCTTGGAGTACGGGGCAAGATCGAGACCGTAATCAAGGATTTCATAGCAGGAAAGATTGGACAGGGTGAGAGCAGTTGTACCCACGGCCCCGATCACGAATGCAGTGGGCATTAA
- the phoU gene encoding phosphate transport system regulatory protein PhoU produces MAEKFHTELKNLKRDTLKMAHLGRLMLRTAVDALIRQDTELAASVVARKEEIHEMEVRLEEHCYHLIALNQPMAKDMRIIACTLKVITASLRIGRYGKSIANTVNDLSTKPHIANMMSIPHMADLVLDMVDDAIKAYESDSLRLIDDFSSRDDTIDALRHSIFREGITYMMEDPKNISRCTHYIMVARYLERCADHACKIAENVHYMETGERIEIH; encoded by the coding sequence ATGGCAGAAAAATTCCACACTGAATTAAAAAACCTGAAACGCGACACGCTGAAGATGGCGCATCTCGGGCGACTCATGCTGCGGACGGCAGTCGATGCGCTCATCCGGCAGGATACGGAACTGGCAGCGTCCGTAGTTGCACGAAAAGAAGAGATCCACGAGATGGAAGTCCGTCTCGAAGAGCACTGCTACCATTTGATTGCCCTAAACCAGCCGATGGCAAAAGATATGCGGATCATTGCCTGCACGCTCAAAGTCATCACGGCATCGCTGCGTATCGGGAGGTACGGTAAGTCAATCGCAAATACCGTAAACGACCTGTCCACCAAACCCCACATAGCGAACATGATGAGCATACCGCACATGGCGGATCTCGTGCTCGACATGGTCGACGATGCGATCAAGGCGTACGAGTCTGATAGCCTACGACTAATTGATGATTTCTCGTCACGGGATGATACGATCGATGCGCTCCGGCACTCGATCTTCCGCGAAGGGATCACCTACATGATGGAAGATCCCAAGAACATCTCGCGTTGCACGCACTATATCATGGTGGCCCGGTATCTCGAGCGGTGCGCTGACCATGCCTGCAAGATCGCTGAGAATGTTCATTATATGGAGACGGGTGAGAGGATCGAGATCCATTAA